The Thermocrinis ruber genome has a window encoding:
- the pyrH gene encoding UMP kinase, which translates to MEVRYKRVLLKLSGEAFAGDRGYGIDPNFLEYITAEIKSLVDEGVQLAVVIGGGNIFRGITGLEIGIDRATGDYMGMLATVINALALQSALERLGGIPTRVLSAIEMRQVAEPYIRRRAIRHLEKGRVVIFAAGTGNPFFSTDTAGALRAAEISAQLFIKATKVDGIYTDDPVKNPQAEFIDEISYLETINRGIRVMDHTALTLCMENKIPILVLNINKPGNLLKAVRGERIGSLIR; encoded by the coding sequence ATGGAAGTCCGATACAAGCGGGTCCTTTTAAAACTCTCTGGAGAAGCCTTTGCGGGGGACCGGGGCTATGGCATTGACCCAAACTTTTTGGAGTATATAACCGCAGAGATAAAGAGCTTGGTGGATGAGGGTGTACAGTTGGCGGTGGTTATTGGTGGGGGAAACATATTCAGAGGTATCACGGGCTTGGAAATAGGCATAGATAGGGCTACGGGAGACTATATGGGTATGCTGGCAACGGTAATAAACGCATTAGCCCTCCAGTCAGCCCTGGAAAGGCTGGGGGGAATTCCTACCCGGGTGCTCTCTGCCATAGAAATGCGTCAAGTGGCGGAACCATACATAAGACGAAGGGCAATAAGGCATTTGGAAAAGGGCAGGGTGGTGATCTTTGCTGCGGGCACAGGAAATCCCTTTTTCTCCACCGATACTGCGGGTGCCCTCAGGGCTGCGGAAATATCTGCCCAGCTTTTTATAAAGGCTACAAAGGTGGATGGCATATACACCGACGACCCAGTAAAAAATCCGCAGGCGGAGTTCATAGACGAGATATCCTACTTGGAGACCATAAACAGAGGGATCAGAGTCATGGACCATACCGCCCTTACCCTGTGTATGGAAAACAAAATTCCCATTTTGGTGCTCAACATAAACAAGCCGGGCAACCTGCTGAAGGCTGTGAGGGGAGAAAGGATTGGCTCTTTGATCAGATAA
- the tsf gene encoding translation elongation factor Ts, which yields MISAELVKQLREMTGAGMLECKKALEEAQGDIEKAKEILRIKGLAKAEKKAGRETKEGIVQTYVSEDRKVGVILELNCETDFVARNEQFVELSLHLAKHIASLKENASKSGSFEDIAQQPYYADNTQKVEDVVKSAIARIGENIRLSRWARFDAEGYVHAYVHGIGRVGVLMEYKADRISDDVLRLAQDIILQIAAMKPEFVSVEAIPSEVLERERRILAEQTRQEGKPEHMIDRIVEGKLKKFYQEKVLLEQPFIKDEKKSVKQYISESGLNFEVVRFVRFEVGSA from the coding sequence ATGATAAGCGCAGAGCTTGTAAAACAACTTAGAGAAATGACCGGTGCTGGTATGTTGGAATGTAAAAAGGCTTTGGAAGAAGCCCAGGGGGACATAGAAAAGGCTAAGGAGATTCTAAGGATCAAGGGGCTTGCCAAGGCGGAAAAGAAAGCGGGCAGAGAAACAAAAGAGGGTATAGTTCAAACTTATGTCTCCGAGGATAGAAAGGTGGGTGTTATATTGGAGCTGAACTGCGAGACGGACTTTGTGGCAAGGAACGAGCAGTTTGTGGAGCTCTCTTTGCACTTGGCAAAGCACATCGCAAGCCTTAAAGAAAATGCCAGCAAGTCTGGTAGCTTTGAGGATATAGCCCAGCAACCTTATTACGCAGACAACACCCAAAAGGTGGAAGACGTTGTTAAGTCTGCCATAGCCCGGATCGGGGAGAACATAAGGCTCAGCCGGTGGGCAAGGTTTGACGCAGAGGGTTATGTGCATGCCTACGTGCACGGTATAGGTAGGGTGGGCGTTTTGATGGAATATAAGGCGGATAGGATCTCAGATGATGTGCTAAGGCTAGCCCAAGACATTATCCTTCAGATTGCAGCTATGAAGCCAGAGTTCGTCAGTGTAGAAGCCATTCCTTCAGAGGTTTTGGAGAGGGAGAGGAGAATACTGGCAGAGCAAACCCGCCAGGAGGGCAAGCCAGAGCACATGATAGACAGGATCGTGGAGGGTAAGCTAAAGAAGTTTTACCAAGAGAAGGTGCTTTTGGAACAGCCCTTCATAAAGGATGAGAAGAAATCGGTTAAGCAGTATATCTCTGAGAGCGGACTAAACTTTGAGGTGGTTAGGTTTGTCCGGTTTGAAGTAGGCTCCGCCTGA
- a CDS encoding DNA gyrase/topoisomerase IV subunit A — translation MEILEVPIEEEVKQSYIDYAMSVIVGRAIPDVRDGLKPVQRRILYAMHDMGLTPDKGFVKSARIVGAVLGHFHPHGDQAVYETLVRMAQDFVMNYPLIIGQGNFGSIDGDPPAAMRYTEAKLSKYAVLMLEDIDKDTVDFVPNFDGSTLEPTVLPSKFPNLLCNGASGIAVGLATSIPPHNLKEVCTALIELAKNPDIDTKEIMRYIKGPDFPTGGVVENYDELIEFYEKGRGQVRIRAKAHVEKLSGGREQIVITEIPYQVNKAELIKRMAELVREGKLKEISDIRDESDKEGLRIVVELKRDADGSKVLEKLYKYTQLRKNFPINFVVLINGEPKQVGIKTLLYEFFRHRLEVIHRRSKYYLKKAEERLHIVKGLLIALAHLDQVIQDIKSSKDTQEAKEKLIKKYSLTEAQANAVLDLRLQRLTSLERQKLEEEEKELLEKIEYYTRLVESEEEKIKVFIEEMSNLSESFPAVRRTFVEGVGGEQRTGSITVVVFSDGKVMPLTEIEEGEVVNILDVPFDDGLFMVSNRGRVYWVAGLQALQGSKVSFKEPEERLVGAFVRSQAADRLLLATSEGYVKKIPLVDFEYKAQGTNIIKLTEDQGDVVKVLQSPEEGDLLIFTKMGKILRFPVAEISPATIGSKGVVGIKLDRGDKVVGMRVIRGEKFLLIITEKGTVQKMVSEYVPRKSRGSKGLSILTRERLVDILPLGEGQFLDLMLITQEGSVFYDRVREEELPLNKAQKRWDGKIVKVVIK, via the coding sequence GTGGAAATCTTAGAGGTTCCCATAGAGGAAGAGGTCAAGCAGTCCTACATAGACTACGCAATGTCTGTTATTGTGGGGAGGGCTATTCCTGATGTTAGGGATGGGCTAAAGCCTGTTCAGAGAAGAATACTCTACGCTATGCACGATATGGGGCTCACGCCCGACAAGGGCTTTGTGAAAAGTGCAAGGATAGTGGGTGCAGTTCTTGGACATTTCCATCCTCACGGAGATCAAGCAGTTTATGAGACCCTAGTTAGAATGGCTCAGGACTTTGTGATGAACTACCCGCTCATTATTGGGCAGGGGAACTTTGGCTCTATAGACGGAGACCCTCCCGCCGCTATGAGATACACAGAAGCAAAGCTCTCTAAGTATGCGGTCCTTATGTTGGAAGACATAGACAAGGACACGGTGGATTTTGTTCCCAACTTTGACGGTTCTACCCTTGAGCCTACGGTTCTTCCCTCCAAGTTTCCTAACCTTCTGTGCAACGGTGCCTCGGGCATAGCGGTAGGGCTTGCCACCTCTATACCTCCTCATAATCTCAAGGAAGTCTGCACTGCCCTGATAGAGCTCGCCAAAAATCCAGATATAGATACAAAGGAGATAATGAGATACATAAAAGGACCGGACTTTCCTACAGGGGGTGTGGTGGAAAATTACGATGAGCTTATAGAGTTCTACGAAAAGGGCAGGGGTCAAGTTAGAATAAGGGCAAAGGCGCACGTGGAAAAACTCTCCGGTGGCAGAGAGCAGATCGTCATAACGGAAATTCCCTATCAGGTCAATAAAGCGGAACTTATAAAGAGGATGGCGGAGCTTGTCCGGGAGGGAAAACTGAAGGAGATTTCGGACATAAGGGATGAGTCGGACAAAGAGGGACTAAGGATCGTGGTGGAGCTAAAGAGAGATGCGGACGGTTCAAAGGTTTTGGAAAAGCTCTACAAATACACACAACTACGGAAGAACTTTCCAATAAACTTTGTAGTTCTAATAAACGGAGAACCAAAGCAGGTTGGCATAAAGACATTGCTCTACGAATTCTTCCGCCACCGCCTGGAAGTCATTCACAGAAGGTCCAAGTACTATCTCAAAAAGGCTGAGGAAAGGCTTCATATAGTGAAGGGACTTTTAATAGCCCTTGCCCACTTGGACCAGGTGATCCAAGATATCAAAAGCTCCAAGGATACACAGGAGGCAAAGGAAAAACTCATTAAAAAGTACTCTTTGACAGAAGCTCAGGCGAACGCAGTTTTGGACCTGAGGCTCCAAAGACTGACTTCTTTGGAAAGGCAAAAGCTTGAGGAGGAAGAAAAAGAACTTTTAGAGAAGATAGAGTACTACACAAGGTTGGTGGAAAGCGAAGAGGAGAAGATCAAGGTCTTTATAGAGGAAATGTCCAATCTATCTGAGAGCTTTCCTGCGGTTAGAAGAACCTTCGTGGAAGGTGTTGGGGGTGAGCAAAGAACGGGCAGTATAACGGTGGTTGTTTTTTCTGACGGCAAGGTGATGCCTTTAACGGAGATAGAAGAGGGAGAGGTGGTCAATATTCTGGATGTGCCCTTTGATGATGGGCTATTTATGGTTTCAAACAGGGGAAGAGTCTATTGGGTGGCTGGGCTTCAAGCCCTTCAGGGGAGCAAGGTATCCTTTAAGGAACCCGAAGAACGCCTTGTGGGTGCCTTTGTTAGGTCTCAGGCAGCGGACAGACTGCTTTTGGCAACCTCAGAGGGTTATGTGAAAAAGATACCCTTGGTGGATTTTGAATACAAAGCCCAGGGAACTAACATCATCAAGCTAACAGAAGATCAAGGGGATGTGGTAAAGGTCCTGCAGTCTCCGGAGGAAGGAGACCTCCTGATCTTTACCAAGATGGGTAAAATCCTAAGGTTCCCTGTGGCAGAGATCTCACCCGCCACCATCGGCTCCAAGGGGGTGGTAGGCATAAAGTTAGACAGAGGGGACAAGGTGGTGGGCATGAGGGTTATAAGAGGGGAAAAGTTCCTGTTGATAATAACGGAAAAGGGAACGGTGCAAAAAATGGTTTCTGAGTATGTACCAAGAAAATCAAGGGGTAGCAAGGGTTTATCTATTCTCACCAGGGAGAGACTTGTGGATATCTTGCCCTTAGGGGAAGGGCAGTTCTTAGACCTTATGTTGATAACTCAAGAGGGTAGCGTTTTCTATGATAGAGTTAGGGAGGAAGAGTTGCCCTTAAACAAGGCCCAAAAGAGGTGGGACGGTAAGATCGTTAAAGTGGTGATAAAATAA
- a CDS encoding AMP-binding protein, producing the protein MQIYLEEKIVIPLPKDHGKTALIYKDTEISYAELIEGTKAYARYLDILPGERVVICAENRPEWVYALYGIWQRGGIAVPVDFMSSPKELEYILRETEPTFVVCSNKTEESVHQALSSLDLKTFVLNLDRVVPPNPVEKVMSRSFKDTALILYTSGTTGEPKGVMLSFKNIISNLHGVERLKVASKEDSTIALLPFHHSYPLVVSLLLPLYLGATVVFLEKLSSEALMETLRKHSITILIGVPRLYQVLHQRLKERIEKNPLGRLLFSLGGVMGRRTRRLLFKKVHKAFGGKLRYMVSGGAKLPLETAKFFDRLGFVVLEGYGLTETSPIVSFNPPQKVKLGSVGLPIEGVEVKIAEDGEILVKGPNVMQGYYKKEEETKKAFKGGWLLTGDLGYLDEEGYLYITGRKKELIVLAGGKNVNPEELEAEFLKESPVVKEVGVLEMDGMLYALIHPDFEKAKELKLLNLEEYIRWEVVDKVNRRLPPWKRVVGFKISPQELPKTRLGKLRRFLLPQLYKSLEIKKEEKTEEPKPLDQEGKLLIDFLSSLSGREVKLSHHLELDLGLDSLAKVELLAFLESNFGIKIKEEELSLYPTVGELLNFVQGQKQRVQWEEINWEKILLSAQPYVPYHNQPIFLAGLYTLRLFFKLYNSLQVEGLENLPPQPFIIAPNHASYLDGFVLASALPTSVAVNTYFLGAEEYFRNPITSTFGKLAHVVPIDLQKKVKDSMERTAWLLRMGKNVVIFPEGARTRDGNLLPFKKGFAILSKVLKVPVVPTAIIGTYASMSIRDRFPKPKKIKVIFGKPIYPEGKGLEEIVQETRRSIEEMLI; encoded by the coding sequence ATGCAGATATACCTTGAGGAAAAGATAGTTATCCCCCTTCCCAAGGACCACGGAAAGACCGCCCTAATATACAAAGACACGGAAATTAGCTACGCAGAGCTCATTGAAGGAACTAAGGCTTATGCCCGGTATTTGGACATACTGCCCGGAGAAAGGGTAGTTATCTGTGCGGAAAACAGACCCGAGTGGGTTTATGCCCTCTACGGCATATGGCAAAGGGGAGGCATTGCGGTTCCTGTAGATTTTATGTCCTCTCCAAAGGAGCTGGAATACATACTCAGAGAGACGGAGCCTACCTTTGTTGTTTGCTCTAACAAAACGGAAGAAAGCGTGCACCAAGCCCTTTCATCTTTGGATTTAAAGACTTTTGTTCTCAACCTTGACCGTGTGGTGCCTCCGAACCCCGTAGAGAAGGTTATGAGCAGGAGCTTTAAGGACACCGCCCTGATCCTTTACACCTCCGGCACCACCGGTGAGCCAAAGGGCGTAATGCTCAGCTTTAAAAACATTATCTCCAACCTTCACGGAGTGGAACGCCTAAAGGTAGCATCAAAAGAAGACAGCACCATAGCCCTGTTGCCCTTTCATCACTCTTACCCTCTTGTGGTGTCTTTGCTTTTGCCCCTATACTTGGGTGCCACCGTGGTATTTTTGGAAAAGCTCAGCTCAGAAGCCCTCATGGAAACACTACGCAAGCACTCCATCACCATCCTAATAGGCGTTCCAAGGCTTTATCAGGTCCTTCATCAGAGGCTAAAAGAGAGGATAGAGAAAAACCCTTTGGGTAGATTGCTCTTTAGCCTGGGTGGAGTTATGGGCAGAAGGACCAGGAGGTTGCTCTTTAAAAAAGTTCATAAAGCCTTTGGAGGTAAGCTCCGTTATATGGTAAGCGGTGGTGCAAAGTTGCCCTTAGAAACTGCCAAGTTCTTTGACCGGCTTGGCTTTGTGGTTTTGGAGGGTTACGGGCTGACGGAAACCTCTCCCATCGTTAGCTTTAACCCACCCCAAAAAGTAAAGCTTGGCTCTGTGGGATTGCCCATAGAGGGCGTGGAAGTAAAGATCGCAGAGGACGGAGAAATTTTAGTAAAAGGTCCCAATGTCATGCAGGGATACTACAAAAAGGAGGAGGAGACAAAAAAAGCCTTTAAGGGAGGTTGGCTTTTGACTGGGGACTTGGGCTACTTGGACGAGGAGGGATACCTTTACATCACTGGCAGAAAAAAGGAGCTGATCGTTTTAGCGGGTGGAAAGAACGTAAACCCCGAAGAGTTAGAGGCAGAGTTTTTGAAGGAAAGCCCTGTGGTCAAAGAGGTGGGAGTTTTGGAAATGGACGGCATGCTGTATGCCCTGATCCATCCCGATTTTGAGAAGGCAAAGGAACTAAAGCTTTTAAACTTGGAAGAGTACATAAGGTGGGAGGTGGTAGATAAGGTAAACAGAAGGCTTCCCCCTTGGAAAAGGGTTGTGGGCTTTAAAATTTCTCCCCAAGAGCTACCAAAAACGCGCCTTGGAAAGCTCAGAAGGTTTTTATTACCACAGCTTTATAAGAGCTTAGAAATCAAAAAGGAAGAAAAGACCGAAGAGCCAAAGCCCTTAGACCAAGAGGGCAAGCTTTTGATAGACTTTCTCTCCTCCCTCTCCGGTAGGGAGGTAAAGCTGTCCCACCACTTGGAGTTAGACCTGGGCTTGGACTCTTTGGCAAAGGTGGAGCTTTTGGCTTTTTTGGAATCCAATTTTGGGATAAAGATAAAGGAAGAGGAACTCTCCCTCTATCCCACAGTAGGAGAACTTTTGAACTTTGTGCAAGGTCAAAAGCAAAGGGTCCAGTGGGAAGAGATCAACTGGGAAAAGATCTTGCTCTCTGCACAGCCCTACGTCCCCTACCACAACCAACCCATCTTCTTGGCAGGATTATACACCCTCAGGCTCTTTTTCAAGCTATACAACTCCCTGCAGGTAGAGGGTTTAGAAAATCTTCCCCCGCAACCCTTTATAATCGCCCCCAATCATGCCAGCTACTTGGATGGCTTTGTTTTAGCAAGTGCTCTGCCCACCTCTGTGGCGGTCAATACCTACTTTTTGGGAGCGGAAGAGTACTTTAGGAATCCCATAACCTCCACCTTTGGTAAGCTCGCCCATGTGGTGCCCATAGACCTACAAAAAAAGGTAAAGGACTCCATGGAAAGGACCGCATGGCTTTTGAGAATGGGCAAAAACGTGGTTATCTTCCCCGAGGGTGCAAGGACAAGAGACGGAAACCTATTGCCCTTTAAAAAGGGTTTCGCCATACTTAGCAAAGTGCTTAAAGTTCCAGTGGTTCCCACCGCCATAATTGGCACTTATGCATCCATGTCCATAAGGGACAGGTTTCCAAAGCCTAAAAAGATAAAGGTAATCTTTGGAAAGCCCATCTACCCAGAGGGAAAGGGCTTAGAAGAGATCGTTCAGGAGACAAGAAGGAGCATAGAAGAGATGCTTATCTGA